Proteins co-encoded in one Candidatus Omnitrophota bacterium genomic window:
- a CDS encoding LL-diaminopimelate aminotransferase has product MFKLSKKLNSLPPYLFLEIDKAKRKARAEGRDIIDIGIGDPDQPTPKYIIEALHQASLDPSTHRYALDQGMPALRRSIEGWYKRRFNVDLNPDTEVLPLIGSKEGIAHFPLGFLNEGDYSLVPDPCYPPYKGGTILAGGKPYLMPLLEQNAFLPDLKKIPASICKKAKIIFINYPNNPTNACAEKSFFKEVIDFVRKNKLILISDLAYSEMSYDGYKAPSIFEVEGAKEVAIEFHSLSKTYNMTGWRVGWACGNSELVAALAKVKSNVDSGIFTAIQLAGIAALEGPQDHVKNMCALYQERRDVLVGGLNSLGWKVRVPKATFYVWIKIPNKMSSIKFAALLLEKANIVATPGVGFGKYGEGYIRMALTVPKERIKEALERLKKIS; this is encoded by the coding sequence ATGTTTAAGCTTTCTAAGAAACTCAACAGCCTTCCGCCTTATTTATTTTTAGAGATTGATAAAGCAAAAAGAAAAGCACGCGCAGAGGGAAGAGATATTATAGATATTGGGATAGGAGATCCCGACCAGCCAACGCCCAAATATATTATTGAAGCTTTGCATCAGGCTTCTCTTGATCCTTCCACCCATCGTTATGCCCTAGACCAAGGAATGCCGGCATTACGGCGTTCAATTGAAGGCTGGTATAAAAGAAGATTTAATGTTGATTTGAATCCAGATACCGAAGTTCTTCCCTTAATCGGCTCTAAAGAAGGTATTGCGCATTTTCCTTTGGGGTTTCTTAATGAAGGGGATTACTCATTGGTTCCCGATCCGTGTTATCCTCCATATAAAGGCGGAACAATCCTTGCAGGTGGCAAACCTTATTTAATGCCCCTTCTTGAACAAAACGCTTTCTTACCTGATTTGAAGAAAATTCCAGCGAGTATCTGCAAGAAAGCCAAGATAATTTTTATTAATTACCCTAATAATCCAACGAACGCTTGCGCTGAAAAAAGTTTTTTCAAGGAAGTAATCGATTTTGTGCGTAAGAATAAATTAATATTAATTTCCGATTTGGCTTATTCAGAAATGAGCTATGATGGATATAAGGCTCCGAGTATTTTTGAAGTGGAAGGAGCTAAAGAGGTTGCTATTGAGTTTCATTCTTTATCCAAAACTTATAATATGACTGGTTGGCGTGTTGGCTGGGCTTGCGGAAATTCTGAACTTGTGGCAGCATTAGCAAAAGTAAAATCCAATGTTGACTCAGGAATCTTTACTGCAATCCAATTGGCCGGAATTGCTGCACTTGAAGGCCCTCAAGACCATGTTAAAAATATGTGTGCTCTTTATCAAGAAAGGCGCGATGTTTTAGTAGGCGGTTTAAATTCTTTGGGTTGGAAAGTAAGAGTCCCAAAAGCTACGTTCTATGTTTGGATTAAGATTCCCAATAAAATGTCTTCTATCAAATTTGCAGCACTCTTACTTGAAAAAGCAAATATAGTTGCAACTCCCGGTGTGGGTTTTGGAAAATATGGAGAAGGTTATATCCGCATGGCGCTTACTGTTCCGAAAGAGAGGATAAAAGAAGCGCTTGAGCGTTTAAAAAAGATTTCTTAA
- a CDS encoding dihydrodipicolinate reductase C-terminal domain-containing protein — HTRDLFALGALKAAKWVVGKPAGLYSMQDVLSK, encoded by the coding sequence CACACACGTGATTTATTTGCGCTGGGTGCTTTAAAAGCAGCAAAGTGGGTTGTAGGTAAACCAGCAGGTTTATATTCAATGCAGGATGTTTTAAGTAAATAA